In the Victivallis sp. Marseille-Q1083 genome, one interval contains:
- a CDS encoding sugar phosphate nucleotidyltransferase, with product MKPTLLVLAAGMGSRYGGLKQLDQLGPSGETIMDYSIYDAIRAGFGKVVFIIRHDIEKEFKDVIGKRYEGRIAIDYAFQSLDDLPAGFSVPEGRQKPWGTGQAVYAARDVVREPFAVINADDFYGADGYRKLAEYLSRAEDKNGIGDYCMCAFVMRNTLSENGSVSRGVCEVDASGDLTKVVEHAKIERAADGRIVSTLEDGSAVDFTGEELVSMNMWGFTPSLFGRMEALFSAFLQERGRELKSEFYIPFVADALIHRRQAQLKVLTSADAWFGITYREDRPHVVASIQALVDRGVYPAKLFA from the coding sequence ATGAAGCCGACATTATTGGTGCTGGCCGCCGGCATGGGCAGCCGCTACGGCGGACTGAAGCAGTTGGATCAACTGGGGCCGTCCGGTGAAACGATTATGGATTATTCGATTTATGACGCGATCCGCGCCGGATTCGGCAAGGTGGTGTTCATCATTCGCCACGATATCGAAAAGGAATTCAAGGACGTGATCGGCAAGCGCTATGAAGGGCGTATCGCCATCGATTACGCCTTTCAGTCGCTGGACGATCTGCCGGCCGGTTTCAGCGTGCCGGAAGGCCGCCAGAAACCGTGGGGAACCGGGCAGGCGGTTTACGCGGCGCGCGATGTCGTCAGGGAGCCGTTCGCGGTGATCAACGCCGATGATTTTTACGGGGCCGACGGCTACCGGAAGCTGGCGGAGTATTTGAGCCGGGCGGAAGATAAAAACGGCATCGGCGATTATTGCATGTGCGCCTTTGTCATGCGCAATACGCTGTCGGAAAATGGTTCGGTGTCGCGCGGCGTCTGCGAAGTCGATGCCAGCGGCGACTTGACCAAAGTGGTCGAGCACGCCAAGATCGAACGCGCCGCCGATGGCAGAATCGTCAGCACGCTCGAAGACGGTTCGGCGGTCGACTTCACCGGCGAAGAGCTGGTGTCGATGAACATGTGGGGCTTTACGCCGTCGCTGTTCGGCCGGATGGAAGCGTTGTTCAGCGCCTTTCTGCAGGAGCGCGGCCGGGAGTTGAAGAGCGAATTCTACATTCCGTTTGTGGCTGACGCGCTGATCCACCGGCGCCAGGCGCAGCTCAAGGTGCTGACCTCGGCGGATGCCTGGTTCGGCATCACCTACCGGGAAGACCGGCCGCACGTTGTCGCCAGCATTCAGGCGCTGGTCGACCGCGGCGTTTACCCGGCCAAACTGTTTGCCTGA
- a CDS encoding phosphotransferase enzyme family protein, with protein sequence MKHDVKAVSRMFDIYGDFVGAVPYGTGHINDTYQAAYNQSGTLVHYTFQRINSNVFKNPPALMENISRVTTHIYRKIKDQKQEASRRTLRLVKAFDGKSYVIDADGNYWRAYLFVEKARTYDVLETIDQAFQAARSFAEFQMDLVDLPGERLNETIPDFHNTPKRIANLEAAIKADKMGRVKEVSKEIDFVMKRKEEAGLLIDLQNKGEIPERITHNDTKLNNVLIDDATGEGVCVIDLDTVMPGLAHYDFGDMVRTGTSPAMEDEKDLSKVCMRFEMFEALLRGYVSNAGKFLNPVELNLLPFSGKLITLEIGTRFLTDYLEGDVYFKIHRPEHNLDRCRTQFKLVESIENQMDRMMALLNSLK encoded by the coding sequence ATGAAGCACGACGTCAAAGCGGTCAGCCGGATGTTCGACATTTACGGCGATTTCGTCGGCGCGGTGCCGTATGGCACCGGCCATATCAACGATACTTACCAGGCGGCTTACAATCAGAGCGGCACGCTGGTGCATTACACCTTTCAGCGGATCAACTCCAATGTGTTCAAGAATCCGCCGGCCCTGATGGAGAACATCTCCCGGGTGACCACCCATATCTACCGGAAAATCAAGGACCAGAAGCAGGAGGCTTCGCGGCGGACGCTGCGGCTGGTCAAGGCGTTTGACGGCAAGTCCTACGTCATCGACGCCGACGGCAATTACTGGCGCGCTTATCTGTTCGTCGAAAAGGCCCGGACCTACGATGTGCTGGAAACGATCGATCAGGCTTTCCAGGCGGCCCGCTCGTTTGCGGAATTCCAGATGGATCTGGTCGACCTGCCGGGAGAACGCCTGAACGAGACGATTCCGGATTTTCACAATACGCCGAAGCGGATCGCCAATCTGGAAGCGGCGATCAAGGCGGACAAAATGGGACGGGTCAAGGAGGTTTCCAAAGAGATCGATTTCGTCATGAAGCGCAAGGAAGAGGCCGGTCTGCTGATCGATCTGCAGAACAAGGGCGAGATTCCGGAACGCATCACCCACAACGATACGAAGCTGAACAACGTGTTGATCGATGACGCCACCGGCGAAGGCGTCTGCGTCATCGACCTGGATACGGTGATGCCGGGCCTGGCGCATTACGACTTCGGCGACATGGTGCGCACCGGCACCAGCCCGGCGATGGAGGATGAAAAGGATTTGTCGAAGGTCTGTATGCGGTTCGAGATGTTCGAGGCGCTGCTGCGCGGTTATGTCAGCAACGCCGGTAAATTCCTCAATCCGGTCGAGCTGAATTTGTTGCCGTTCAGCGGCAAACTGATCACGCTGGAAATCGGCACCCGGTTCCTGACCGACTACCTGGAAGGCGACGTCTATTTCAAGATCCACCGGCCGGAGCACAACCTCGACCGCTGCCGCACCCAGTTCAAGCTGGTCGAATCCATCGAAAATCAGATGGACCGGATGATGGCGCTGTTGAATTCGTTGAAATAA
- a CDS encoding SDR family oxidoreductase, translating to MRILVTGGAGFIGSHIVEYFQGKAEVRVLDNLRSGYKKNLDGFKVEFIEGDIRDRETVRQAMEGVDYVFHMAAMISVPESMFKPMECVDINVDGLLIVLEEAAKAGVKKLCFSTSAAIYGDNPTVPKREEMFPEPKSPYAITKLDGEYYCNMFTKEGKLQTACLRYFNVFGPRQDPKSAYAAAVPIFTAKAVADEEISIYGDGEQTRDFIYVKDIVAANVFMAMNDFTGVYNIAYGGRITINDLVETIKKLTGSKSPVKHLPERAGDVKHSMAAIDKLAATGFKPTYSFEKGLAATIAFFKEQRQK from the coding sequence ATGAGAATATTGGTTACCGGCGGAGCCGGTTTTATCGGCAGCCACATCGTGGAATATTTCCAGGGCAAGGCTGAAGTGCGGGTGTTGGACAATCTGCGTTCCGGCTACAAAAAGAACCTCGACGGTTTCAAGGTCGAATTCATCGAAGGCGATATCCGCGACCGGGAGACGGTGCGGCAGGCGATGGAAGGGGTCGATTACGTTTTCCATATGGCGGCGATGATCAGTGTGCCGGAGTCGATGTTCAAACCGATGGAATGCGTCGACATCAACGTCGACGGTCTGCTGATTGTTCTGGAAGAAGCGGCCAAGGCCGGCGTCAAGAAGCTCTGCTTCAGCACCAGCGCGGCGATTTACGGCGACAATCCGACCGTGCCGAAGCGCGAAGAGATGTTCCCGGAGCCGAAGAGCCCGTATGCGATCACCAAGCTGGACGGCGAATATTACTGCAACATGTTCACCAAGGAAGGCAAGCTGCAGACCGCCTGCCTGCGTTATTTCAACGTGTTCGGACCGCGCCAGGACCCGAAGAGCGCCTATGCGGCGGCGGTGCCGATTTTCACGGCCAAAGCGGTGGCCGACGAGGAAATTTCCATCTACGGCGACGGCGAACAGACGCGCGATTTCATCTATGTCAAGGATATCGTCGCGGCCAATGTCTTTATGGCGATGAACGATTTCACCGGCGTTTACAACATTGCCTACGGCGGCCGGATCACCATCAACGACCTGGTCGAGACGATCAAGAAGCTGACCGGCTCGAAGTCGCCGGTGAAGCATTTGCCGGAACGGGCCGGCGATGTCAAGCACTCGATGGCGGCGATCGACAAGCTGGCCGCCACCGGATTCAAACCGACCTATTCGTTCGAGAAAGGCTTGGCGGCGACCATCGCGTTTTTCAAAGAACAGCGGCAGAAGTGA
- the nagB gene encoding glucosamine-6-phosphate deaminase: protein MDVIIRKDVKSAVDLAARIMADALRKRPDMTLGLATGRTMEALYAELVKMHREEGLDFSLAKSFNLDEYVGLAPDNVNSYRYYMNHHLFDHVNIDKRNTHLPNGLAKCEAGECERYEQEMRLAGGIDLQLVGIGRTGHIGFNEPLSPLTSRTRSVALTQGTIEQNSPLFTYPDVMPRRAFTMGVGTVLDARSVLLLATGAEKADIIAKAIEGPVTSMISASALQMHQNCTVILDEEAAAKLQLRDFCDWTFANDPKWDAFR from the coding sequence ATGGATGTCATTATCAGAAAAGATGTGAAATCGGCAGTGGATCTGGCGGCGCGTATCATGGCCGATGCCCTGCGCAAACGGCCGGACATGACGCTGGGACTGGCGACCGGCCGGACGATGGAAGCGCTGTATGCTGAACTGGTGAAAATGCACCGGGAGGAAGGCCTGGATTTCTCGCTGGCCAAGTCGTTCAACCTGGATGAATACGTCGGATTGGCGCCGGACAATGTCAATTCCTACCGCTATTATATGAATCACCACTTGTTCGATCATGTCAATATCGACAAGCGCAATACCCATCTGCCGAACGGCCTGGCCAAGTGTGAAGCCGGCGAGTGCGAACGGTATGAGCAGGAGATGAGATTGGCCGGCGGCATCGACCTGCAACTGGTCGGCATCGGCCGCACCGGTCACATCGGTTTCAACGAGCCGCTTTCGCCGCTGACCAGCCGGACCCGCTCGGTGGCGTTGACCCAGGGAACGATCGAACAGAATTCGCCGTTGTTCACCTATCCGGATGTCATGCCGCGGCGGGCTTTCACGATGGGCGTCGGTACTGTGCTGGATGCCCGTTCTGTGCTGCTGCTGGCCACCGGCGCGGAAAAGGCGGACATTATCGCCAAGGCGATCGAAGGACCGGTCACTTCGATGATTTCGGCTTCGGCGCTGCAGATGCACCAGAACTGCACGGTCATTCTGGACGAGGAAGCGGCGGCGAAACTGCAGCTCAGGGATTTCTGCGACTGGACGTTCGCCAACGATCCGAAGTGGGATGCGTTCCGGTAA